A single Mus caroli chromosome 15, CAROLI_EIJ_v1.1, whole genome shotgun sequence DNA region contains:
- the LOC110310676 gene encoding peroxisome biogenesis factor 2 has protein sequence MTGKEENMQSANRVLRISQLDALELNKALEQLVWSQFTQCFHGFKPGLLARFEPEVKAFLWLFLWRFTIYSKNATVGQSVLNIQYKNDSSLNLLYXPPXKTQKLWYAVCTIGGRWLEERCYDLFRNHHLASFGKAKQFMNFLVGLLKLGELINFLIFLQNGKFATSTERLLGIHSVFCKPQNMREVGFEYMNRELLWHGFAEFLIFLLPLINIQKLKAKLSSWCIPLTGATGHDSTLGSSGKECALCGEWPTMPHTIGCEHVFCYYCVKSSFLFDIYFTCPKCGTEVHSVQPLKSGIEMSEVNAL, from the coding sequence ATGACTGGCAAAGAAGAGAATATGCAGAGTGCAAACAGAGTGCTGAGGATAAGTCAGTTGGATGCACTTGAACTGAATAAGGCCCTGGAGCAGCTTGTGTGGTCCCAGTTTACTCAGTGCTTTCATGGATTTAAGCCAGGACTGTTAGCTCGCTTTGAGCCAGAAGTAAAAGCATTTCTGTGGCTTTTCCTATGGAGGTTCACCATCTACTCCAAAAATGCCACCGTGGGGCAGTCAGTTTTAAATATTCAGTACAAAAATGATTCTTCTCTCAACCTGCTATACCANCCACCAANTAAAACTCAGAAACTGTGGTATGCTGTGTGCACCATTGGGGGCAGGTGGTTAGAAGAACGATGTTATGATTTGTTTCGAAACCATCATTTAGCGTCTTTTGGGAAAGCCAAACAGTTCATGAATTTTCTGGttggacttttaaaattaggGGAGTTGATAAACTTCTTGATTTTCCTACAAAACGGAAAGTTTGCAACTTCAACAGAACGCCTCCTTGGCATTCATTCCGTATTTTGCAAGCCCCAGAACATGCGCGAAGTTGGCTTTGAGTACATGAATAGGGAACTTCTCTGGCATGGCTTTGCTGagtttctgatttttctcttacCACTTATCAATATCCAGAAGTTGAAAGCCAAATTGTCTTCCTGGTGTATCCCCCTTACTGGTGCTACTGGTCATGACAGTACACTAGGCAGCAGTGGAAAAGAGTGTGCTCTGTGTGGAGAGTGGCCCACAATGCCTCACACTATTGGATGTGAACATGTATTTTGTTACTACTGTGTTAAGAGTAGCTTCCTATTTGACATATACTTTACGTGCCCAAAGTGTGGCACAGAAGTGCACAGTGTGCAGCCCTTGAAATCGGGAATTGAAATGTCAGAAGTAAATGCTCTTTAG